In Ornithorhynchus anatinus isolate Pmale09 chromosome 17, mOrnAna1.pri.v4, whole genome shotgun sequence, the following proteins share a genomic window:
- the LOC114817880 gene encoding killer cell lectin-like receptor subfamily B member 1B allele A gives MQDEEGYTTLKLRSKQGKPSPPPPDSHQYPHWHEVTLKLECAVNILLLLAVLTLCSLVLKQMNSLECLQFGAGNAAESSSCPGTSPDGNDPSTVVPTLRTCPEDWQLHQGKCYWFSNGSRIRTWNDSDADCEGRKSNLTVIRDMCELGFIWSKIPQSCKYWIRLPIQNAEGNWTWSNDSVLNWSLFKDNNPTNEKNEGQENKQCEMDPHRDQQNKKLKENKRAQENPKNERKKKQANKYHEKHKPSDKKNQCPVLSWG, from the exons ATGCAGGATGAAGAAGGCTACACGACACTGAAACTCCGGTCCAAACAAGGGAAGCCTTCCCCTCCGCCTCCAG ATTCTCATCAATATCCCCATTGGCACGAGGTTACTCTGAAACTGGAATGTGCAGTGAACATTCTCCTCCTTCTGGCAGTGCTAACGCTGTGTTCTTTGG TTTTAAAACAGATGAACTCACTGGAATGCCTGCAGTTTGGCGCAGGAAATGCAGCTGAAAGTAGCAGTTGCCCAGGAACAAGTCCAGATGGAAACGATCCCTCAACAG tgGTACCCACTCTACGAACATGCCCAGAAGACTGGCAGCTGCACCAAGGGAAATGCTATTGGTTTTCCAACGGGAGTAGAATCAGAACCTGGAATGACAGTGACGCCGACTGTGAGGGAAGGAAGTCAAATCTGACTGTGATTCGGGATATGTGTGAACTG GGCTTCATCTGGTCAAAGATACCACAGTCATGCAAATATTGGATCAGGCTGCCTATTCAAAACGCTGAAGGCAACTGGACCTGGTCAAATGACTCTGTCCTTAACTGGAGTCT GTTCAAGGATAACAACCCGACAAATGAAAAGAATGAGGGGCAGGAAAATAAACAATGTGAAATGGACCCCCACAGAGATCAACAGAACAAGAAGCTCAAGGAAAACAAACGTGCCCAGGAAAATCctaaaaatgaaaggaagaagaagcaggCAAATAAATATCATGAAAAGCACAAACCCTCAGATAAAAAGAACCAGTGTCCTGTGCTCTCATGGG GATAA